CTGGTCTCGAACCTCGGAGCCGTACGAAAGTAGTATTCTGACGGATCCACCGGCTCTCCTCGGGACAGTGCGGCCAGCACCTCGGCAGGACCATGACGTAGGCCGAAGGACGACATGCCGATCAGCGCGCCGTCATCGGTTTCCAGCGTGATCCGCAGATCGAGCTCGAGAACACCGTCGGGCCGTAGGAGCGTCCAGTCACCTCCGCCGGGTAGGACCTTGCCTCTCAGTCGAGGGCCCTCGAAGGTCCCGCCCGCGATCGCCGCGATCACGCGCGTTCCCTGAGGCACCACGCCG
The DNA window shown above is from Candidatus Eisenbacteria bacterium and carries:
- a CDS encoding DUF3237 domain-containing protein, whose product is MTCRPLMRVEVVVPPPQKLGVVPQGTRVIAAIAGGTFEGPRLRGKVLPGGGDWTLLRPDGVLELDLRITLETDDGALIGMSSFGLRHGPAEVLAALSRGEPVDPSEYYFRTAPRFETSAPQYAFLNRVLAIASGDRRAGGPIYSIEEIL